Genomic segment of Rhodocaloribacter litoris:
CGCATGAAACGGCATTACGGGATCACGACGGGCCCTCTCTGGCGTTCCCTGAGCCCGAACAACCGCGACGGCCGGCTTTCCCCGCATTCCATCTACACCATCGTTCGCACCGCGGCCGGGCGGGCCGGGTTGCCCCGCATCGGAGCACACACGCTCCGGCACACCGGCTGCACACTGGCCATCGAGGCGGGGGCCTCCATCCAGCAGGTCCAGAACCATGCCCGCCATAAGAGCATTGAAACGACGATGGTCTACGTCCATCAGCGGGATCGGCTGCGGGACAGCGCCGCCGACTTCATCCACATCGACGACGTGTAGCCATGGCACTCAACTTCTTCCGCACACCGGTTCCCGGTATCCCGGTAGAACGACTCAAAAGCATGCTCGATCATGGCGAAGAATTTGTTCTTATTGATGTGCGAGAACCGAACGAGAGGAACATCGCCAGCATTGGCGGAACGAACGTGCCGCTTCAGAAACTTCCGGACACGATAGAAGACGTAGTTGAAGACAAAGAAACCAGGATCGTTGTCTACTGCCGCTCGGGTTCGCGTTCGGCCCGCGCTGTCGAGTACATGCGGGCAATGGGCTACAGGAACGTGGTAAATCTGGAAGGAGGTATTCTGGCCTGGATAGAACGCATCGATCCCACGCTCACGCCTTATTGATCGTACCGGTTTGATGGGTGATATATCGGTAGATCTGGAAATACCCGTGATTGCAGGGCCGACGGCCACTGGCAAGACCTGGCTGAGCATCGAGCTCGCAGAGCGTGTCGGCGCAGAGATTGTCTCGGCGGACAGCCGCCAGGTGTACCGTGGTCTGGACATCGGAACGGCCAAACCGACCGTCGAGGAACGCCGGGGCATTCCCCACCACTTCATCGACGAGTTGGAGCTGGAGGTCCCCTTCTCAGCCGGCCGGTTCGCGGCGGCGGCCCGTGAACGTATCCGCTCGATCCTGGAGCGTGGCCGTCTTCCGGTTGTCGTCGGCGGATCGACCCTCTACCTGCATGCCCTGATCCATGGCCTGCCCGACCTTCCGGAGGCCGATCCCGACCTCCGGCACGCGTTGAACCAGCGGCTGGCACGCGAGGGCGGCGAGGCGCTGTATCGGGAACTGCAGCGGGTCGATCCCGGGTTTGCCGCCACGCTCGATCCCACGAAGACGCAGCGGCTCGTGCGCGGGCTCGAGGTGTACTACGCCACCGGCCGGCCGCTGTCCAGTTTCCCCACGACGCCTCCGGAACCCGGGTTTCGGTATCGGGTCGTCGTTCTGTGCCGCGATCGGAAAGAACTGTATGCCCGCATCAACGCGCGCGTCGATGCCATGATCGAGGCCGGTCTCGTCGACGAGGTGCGCGCCCTGGCCGCACAGGGATACGACGAGCGGATCAATGCCCTGAACACCATCGGTTACAGGGAGGTTTTTGCACACCTGCGTGGGGAGATCCCCTTCGGGGAGATGGTCCGGCTCATCAAGCGGAACACCCGCCGGTATGCGAAGCGGCAGATGACTTGGTTTCGCCGGTATGGTTTTGTTTCTTACAATAACGGCTATGACCTGCTTTTGTAGAACACCGCCTCAGCCCGGTCACACGGTCCCCCCACCGGCGGGTTGGGTTTCCTGACCGTCACCTCCACCGCCTCAACTACAGGAAAATTGCTGAGTATATTGTTGGCTATGAGATAGGCAAGCCTTTCGATGAGATAAAACCGGTTCTGTGTTACGAGCTCTCTGACGACGTGATATATCTTCTCGTAATCGACCGTCTTGGATAGATCATCTTCAGCAGCCGCTTTTTCGAAGTTTACCTCCATGCAAACGTCTACCTCGTAACGCCCTCCTATCCGGTGCTCTTCCTGCATCACACCGTGGTGC
This window contains:
- a CDS encoding rhodanese-like domain-containing protein — protein: MALNFFRTPVPGIPVERLKSMLDHGEEFVLIDVREPNERNIASIGGTNVPLQKLPDTIEDVVEDKETRIVVYCRSGSRSARAVEYMRAMGYRNVVNLEGGILAWIERIDPTLTPY
- the miaA gene encoding tRNA (adenosine(37)-N6)-dimethylallyltransferase MiaA, coding for MIAGPTATGKTWLSIELAERVGAEIVSADSRQVYRGLDIGTAKPTVEERRGIPHHFIDELELEVPFSAGRFAAAARERIRSILERGRLPVVVGGSTLYLHALIHGLPDLPEADPDLRHALNQRLAREGGEALYRELQRVDPGFAATLDPTKTQRLVRGLEVYYATGRPLSSFPTTPPEPGFRYRVVVLCRDRKELYARINARVDAMIEAGLVDEVRALAAQGYDERINALNTIGYREVFAHLRGEIPFGEMVRLIKRNTRRYAKRQMTWFRRYGFVSYNNGYDLLL
- the folB gene encoding dihydroneopterin aldolase, encoding MAKNKVNLINAVFYAHHGVMQEEHRIGGRYEVDVCMEVNFEKAAAEDDLSKTVDYEKIYHVVRELVTQNRFYLIERLAYLIANNILSNFPVVEAVEVTVRKPNPPVGGPCDRAEAVFYKSRS